From the Gymnogyps californianus isolate 813 chromosome 2, ASM1813914v2, whole genome shotgun sequence genome, one window contains:
- the AQP4 gene encoding aquaporin-4 isoform X2, which yields MVAFKGVWTQPFWKAVSAEFLAMLIFVLLSLGSTINWGGAERPLPVDMVLISLCFGLSIATMVQCFGHISGGHINPAVTVAMVCTRKISLAKSVFYILAQCLGAIVGAGILYLVTPPSVVGGLGVTAVHGDLSAGHGLLVELIITFQLVFTIFASCDSKRSDVTGSVALAIGFSVAIGHLFAVYWVGPIIGAVLAGALYEYVYCPDVELKRRFKDVFSKATQPSKGKYIEVDDNRSHVETDDLILKPGIVHVIDIDRGEDKKGRDPSSEVLSSV from the exons ATGGTGGCGTTTAAAGGAGTCTGGACTCAGCCCTTCTGGAAAGCTGTTTCGGCAGAATTTTTGGCCATGCTCATTTTTGTCCTCCTCAGTCTCGGCTCCACGATCAACTGGGGTGGAGCAGAGAGGCCCCTGCCTGTAGACATGGTCCTTATCTCCCTCTGCTTTGGACTCAGCATTGCAACCATGGTGCAGTGCTTTGGACACATCAGCGGAGGCCACATTAACCCTGCTGTCACCGTGGCAATGGTCTGCACGAGGAAGATCAGCCTCGCCAAGTCCGTCTTCTACATTCTTGCCCAGTGCCTGGGAGCCATCGTGGGCGCAGGCATCCTCTACCTCGTCACACCGCCAAGCGTGGTAGGAGGCCTGGGAGTCACTGCG GTACACGGGGATCTTTCTGCTGGCCACGGACTCCTGGTGGAGCTGATAATTACATTCCAGCTGGTTTTTACTATTTTTGCCAGCTGTGATTCAAAACGAAGTGATGTCACTGGTTCAGTAGCTTTAGCAATTGGATTTTCTGTTGCAATTGGACATTTATTTGCT GTATATTGGGTGGGACCAATAATAGGAGCAGTCCTTGCTGGTGCTCTTTATGAGTACGTCTATTGCCCAGATGTTGAACTCAAGCGCCGTTTTAAAGATGTCTTCAGTAAGGCTACCCAGCCGTCCAAAGGGAAGTACATTGAGGTGGACGATAACAGAAGCCACGTAGAGACCGATGACCTGATCCTGAAGCCTGGCATAGTTCATGTGATCGATATCGACAGGGGTGAGGACAAGAAGGGAAGAGATCCATCCAGTGAGGTGTTGTCTTCTGTATGA
- the AQP4 gene encoding aquaporin-4 isoform X1 produces MVAFKGVWTQPFWKAVSAEFLAMLIFVLLSLGSTINWGGAERPLPVDMVLISLCFGLSIATMVQCFGHISGGHINPAVTVAMVCTRKISLAKSVFYILAQCLGAIVGAGILYLVTPPSVVGGLGVTAVHGDLSAGHGLLVELIITFQLVFTIFASCDSKRSDVTGSVALAIGFSVAIGHLFAINYTGASMNPARSFGPAVIMGRWENQWVYWVGPIIGAVLAGALYEYVYCPDVELKRRFKDVFSKATQPSKGKYIEVDDNRSHVETDDLILKPGIVHVIDIDRGEDKKGRDPSSEVLSSV; encoded by the exons ATGGTGGCGTTTAAAGGAGTCTGGACTCAGCCCTTCTGGAAAGCTGTTTCGGCAGAATTTTTGGCCATGCTCATTTTTGTCCTCCTCAGTCTCGGCTCCACGATCAACTGGGGTGGAGCAGAGAGGCCCCTGCCTGTAGACATGGTCCTTATCTCCCTCTGCTTTGGACTCAGCATTGCAACCATGGTGCAGTGCTTTGGACACATCAGCGGAGGCCACATTAACCCTGCTGTCACCGTGGCAATGGTCTGCACGAGGAAGATCAGCCTCGCCAAGTCCGTCTTCTACATTCTTGCCCAGTGCCTGGGAGCCATCGTGGGCGCAGGCATCCTCTACCTCGTCACACCGCCAAGCGTGGTAGGAGGCCTGGGAGTCACTGCG GTACACGGGGATCTTTCTGCTGGCCACGGACTCCTGGTGGAGCTGATAATTACATTCCAGCTGGTTTTTACTATTTTTGCCAGCTGTGATTCAAAACGAAGTGATGTCACTGGTTCAGTAGCTTTAGCAATTGGATTTTCTGTTGCAATTGGACATTTATTTGCT ATCAATTACACTGGTGCCAGTATGAACCCTGCTCGATCATTTGGACCTGCTGTCATCATGGGGAGATGGGAAAACCAATGG GTATATTGGGTGGGACCAATAATAGGAGCAGTCCTTGCTGGTGCTCTTTATGAGTACGTCTATTGCCCAGATGTTGAACTCAAGCGCCGTTTTAAAGATGTCTTCAGTAAGGCTACCCAGCCGTCCAAAGGGAAGTACATTGAGGTGGACGATAACAGAAGCCACGTAGAGACCGATGACCTGATCCTGAAGCCTGGCATAGTTCATGTGATCGATATCGACAGGGGTGAGGACAAGAAGGGAAGAGATCCATCCAGTGAGGTGTTGTCTTCTGTATGA